TGTATAAAAAATCAAATACTTCCCATTGATCGTCAATTATATACTTTTTTGTTATTTCATTTAATATAAATCTTAATGAAGAGTTATCTATAATTAATCTACTATATATTTCTCCTAAATATTCTAATAAATTAGCTTTAGGTTTAAAATCATCTAATAATTGATTAGTATAAATACGTTGATTATTAATTTTATTAGAAAAATTTATACGATGATAAGTAGTTGATATGCTAGGCTGAATATCGCTATAAAAATACAAATCATGATTTGTTAGTCTTGTTGATATTGATTGAGATTTGCTTTGATTTTGTCGTGAGAAATCATTAACAGAATTCTCTGAAGTATTGATAGTATTTTGACGATATGATGTTGCTTTCATTATTGAAACCTCCCTAATAATTCACCATCAACTAAGGCGAAGAACCAATTATGAGTTACATGATGAGCTTCTTCTAACCATTGATCTAATTTAGTTGAAATATCTGGCAAATCATTTTCATTTGATTGAATAGTTGTTTCCCATATTAAAGCATCACTAATTATTTTTCCTGTGTTATCTGTTTTTTTTCCTTGAAATATTCTAAAGTTTAGAATACCTTTGGGTTTTTCACATTCAAAGGACAATGTTAAGTCTAATTGCACTGGTTTTTTCTGAAGATAGGTATTCTCAAAAAGTGCTGTATTCAGAGATATATTTAATTGCATTTTTTCCTGTAAAAAATTATATATATCTTCTTCCGAATTAATATCTATAGCGTCAACATATTTCAGCATTAAGTTTTTCGTTTTAAATTCTTCTTGATTAGGAACAGAATCATGCAATTGACTAACAACATCCATTACTCTTGGTTTAAAATCATTCCATAAATAATTCTCTGTATCATTTATCGTCAAAATTCCTGTTCCTAATTGTATAAGAGGCCATGTTTTCTCGCTTTTAAATCGATGTTTAACTAATCCTTCTGCCATCATTTCTGGCACGTTAGCAAAGGGTAATGGTTCATAATGAGGATAATTTGTTTTTAGTCGATCGAATAATCGTCCTAGTATTAATTGTGTATTTGCTTCTGAGGGAAACTGAGATGACTGATTAATTTGCCATC
This DNA window, taken from Cyanobacterium sp. T60_A2020_053, encodes the following:
- a CDS encoding TIGR04255 family protein; this encodes MEHLANKPLIEAIFEIRWQINQSSQFPSEANTQLILGRLFDRLKTNYPHYEPLPFANVPEMMAEGLVKHRFKSEKTWPLIQLGTGILTINDTENYLWNDFKPRVMDVVSQLHDSVPNQEEFKTKNLMLKYVDAIDINSEEDIYNFLQEKMQLNISLNTALFENTYLQKKPVQLDLTLSFECEKPKGILNFRIFQGKKTDNTGKIISDALIWETTIQSNENDLPDISTKLDQWLEEAHHVTHNWFFALVDGELLGRFQ